One Fictibacillus halophilus genomic window, CTCGCCTTGATGATGGCAGAAAGTCCACCTTGTGATCCAAGCGCATCCGGGTCTGGTCTGACATGTCGATGAATGATTATTTTTTCATACTGTTCAATTACTTGTAAGATTTGTTCTTTCATAGCAGACTCCTTTTAGATGTCGTTGTGGCAATTATAGTTTTAAACGTTTACAATATAGTGGAGTAAATACGTGGGGGAATTTTCAATGCCTATTTTTATTATCCTAATTATACTTTCTTTTGCTCTATATGTGTTCTATAAAGTCTCTGAAGTACGTGCAAAAGAACCATTCTTAAAGCGCTGGACAGGCACAAAAGCAAAAATGGCACTCGGTTCATTCTTAGCTTCTTTCGGTCTGAACGAACTCACAGCTGTTGAGGGACGTGTACAGCTTTGGGTGGCACTAGTCTTTTTAATTTACGGAATTGTTCTTTTAATCATGAATTATAAAATGTACAAGCACTTCTTGACACTTGCACGTGAAGAAGCACAGAAAAATTAAATGAATATGGATAAAAAGTCCCTGAAGCAGGGACTTTTTTTATGATCGATGGTCAAGAAGCTGTGCCATCATCATTGCTTTTCCAACAATCTTTCCGTCA contains:
- a CDS encoding YtpI family protein — its product is MPIFIILIILSFALYVFYKVSEVRAKEPFLKRWTGTKAKMALGSFLASFGLNELTAVEGRVQLWVALVFLIYGIVLLIMNYKMYKHFLTLAREEAQKN